One part of the Chryseobacterium sp. 7 genome encodes these proteins:
- a CDS encoding D-2-hydroxyacid dehydrogenase, with translation MKVLANDGISKAGERTLKEAGIEILDNRVAQDHVINFINDNNVDVLLVRSATKVRQNLIDACPGLKIIGRGGIGMDNIDVEYARSKGIKVINTPTASSKSVAELVFGHFLSLARFLHESNRLMPLEGETHFNAMKKSFSNAYELSGKTLGVIGFGSIGQEVIKIGIALGMKVTVLTRSPKTEVLTLNFFNGQSVDFEITSTNDMDAFLKDADFISINTPKTNEYIIDTPQFEKMKDGVYIVNTARGGVINEVTLIDYIESGKVAGAALDVFENEPSPELPLLMNPALSLSPHVGGNTVDAQEKIGIELAEQIIKLQKETIR, from the coding sequence ATGAAAGTTTTAGCAAACGACGGAATCTCAAAAGCAGGAGAACGCACTTTAAAAGAAGCCGGAATTGAAATTCTGGACAATAGAGTGGCTCAGGATCACGTTATTAATTTTATCAACGATAATAATGTGGACGTTCTTCTGGTAAGAAGTGCAACGAAAGTGAGACAGAATCTGATTGATGCATGCCCGGGTCTTAAAATCATCGGAAGAGGTGGTATCGGGATGGATAACATTGATGTGGAATATGCCAGAAGCAAAGGGATTAAAGTAATCAATACTCCTACAGCATCTTCAAAATCAGTGGCAGAATTGGTTTTCGGACATTTTCTTTCACTGGCAAGGTTCCTTCACGAATCGAACAGACTGATGCCTTTGGAAGGGGAAACTCATTTCAACGCTATGAAAAAGTCATTCAGCAATGCGTATGAACTTTCCGGAAAAACATTAGGAGTAATCGGTTTTGGAAGCATTGGTCAGGAAGTCATTAAGATTGGAATTGCTTTAGGAATGAAAGTAACCGTTCTTACAAGAAGCCCTAAAACAGAAGTTCTTACCCTGAATTTCTTCAACGGGCAGTCTGTGGACTTTGAAATCACTTCCACCAATGATATGGATGCATTTCTTAAAGATGCAGATTTCATCAGTATCAATACGCCGAAAACGAATGAATATATCATAGACACGCCTCAGTTTGAAAAAATGAAAGATGGGGTCTATATTGTAAATACTGCAAGAGGAGGTGTCATTAATGAAGTGACCCTTATTGACTATATCGAGTCAGGAAAAGTAGCCGGAGCGGCACTGGACGTTTTTGAAAACGAACCGAGCCCGGAACTGCCTTTACTAATGAACCCGGCATTATCACTTTCACCTCACGTAGGTGGCAATACAGTGGATGCGCAAGAAAAAATCGGTATCGAACTTGCAGAACAAATTATTAAGCTACAAAAAGAAACTATAAGATAA
- the serC gene encoding 3-phosphoserine/phosphohydroxythreonine transaminase yields MNKKHNFSAGPCILPQEVFEKSAQAILDFNGIGLSLLEISHRSKDFVAVMDEARAIVKRLMNLGDDYEVLYLGGGASLQFAMVPYNLMKVGGKAAYLDTGTWAAGAIKEAKKVGTVDVVGSSKEENYSFIPKDYTVGAEYDYFHCTSNNTIYGTQMKSFPEVDTLMVCDMSSDIFSRQLDFSKFDVIYAGAQKNMGPAGVTLVVIKKEILGKTGRENMFSILDYSQHISKESMYNTPPVFPVYASLLTLQYLERNGGIAAAEQRNEAKAKLLYDEIDSNPLFETFCVKEDRSLMNVSFKITDESKKEEFDNAWKAAGISGLNGHRSLGGYRASLYNALPIESVQVLVDVMKSIK; encoded by the coding sequence ATGAACAAAAAGCACAACTTCAGCGCAGGACCATGTATTTTACCACAAGAGGTATTTGAAAAATCAGCACAGGCGATCCTTGATTTTAACGGTATCGGATTGTCTCTTCTTGAAATTTCTCACAGGAGTAAGGATTTCGTTGCGGTAATGGACGAAGCGCGTGCGATTGTAAAAAGATTAATGAATCTTGGTGATGATTATGAAGTACTTTATTTAGGAGGAGGTGCCAGCCTGCAGTTTGCAATGGTTCCTTATAACCTGATGAAAGTAGGTGGAAAAGCAGCTTACCTGGATACAGGAACATGGGCAGCCGGAGCCATTAAAGAAGCAAAAAAAGTAGGAACAGTAGATGTAGTAGGTTCTTCAAAAGAAGAAAACTATTCTTTTATTCCTAAAGATTATACGGTAGGTGCAGAATACGATTATTTCCACTGTACTTCCAACAACACGATCTACGGAACTCAGATGAAATCTTTCCCCGAAGTGGATACGCTAATGGTCTGCGATATGAGTTCTGATATTTTCTCAAGACAGCTGGATTTCTCTAAATTTGATGTGATCTATGCCGGAGCTCAGAAAAACATGGGTCCTGCCGGAGTTACTTTAGTGGTGATTAAAAAAGAAATTCTTGGAAAAACAGGAAGAGAAAACATGTTCTCTATCCTGGATTATTCTCAGCACATTTCTAAAGAGTCTATGTACAATACTCCACCGGTATTTCCTGTATATGCCTCTTTGCTTACCCTTCAATATCTTGAAAGAAACGGAGGAATTGCAGCTGCAGAACAAAGAAATGAAGCTAAAGCAAAGCTTTTGTATGATGAAATAGACAGCAACCCGTTATTCGAAACTTTCTGCGTAAAAGAAGACCGTTCATTAATGAATGTTTCTTTCAAAATCACAGATGAAAGCAAAAAAGAAGAATTTGACAACGCATGGAAAGCTGCAGGAATCAGTGGACTAAACGGACACAGAAGCTTAGGCGGATACAGAGCAAGTTTATACAATGCCTTACCTATTGAAAGTGTGCAGGTTTTGGTGGATGTAATGAAGTCAATAAAATAG
- a CDS encoding 4Fe-4S binding protein translates to MAIKITDECINCGACEPECPNNAIYEGAVDWKASDGTALQGTITMPSGLTVDANSPQEPVSDDVYFIVTDKCTECKGFHEEPQCAAVCPVDCCVPDEDHVESEEALLDKKAFLHGE, encoded by the coding sequence ATGGCTATTAAAATAACTGATGAATGCATTAACTGTGGAGCCTGCGAACCGGAATGCCCAAACAATGCAATATATGAAGGAGCTGTAGATTGGAAAGCTTCTGACGGTACGGCGCTTCAAGGTACTATTACAATGCCGTCGGGACTTACTGTAGATGCTAATTCACCACAGGAACCTGTAAGTGATGATGTATATTTCATTGTAACAGATAAATGTACAGAATGTAAAGGATTCCACGAAGAACCTCAGTGTGCAGCGGTATGCCCTGTAGACTGCTGTGTTCCTGACGAGGATCACGTAGAATCTGAAGAAGCTCTTCTTGACAAAAAAGCATTCTTACACGGAGAATAA
- a CDS encoding acyl-CoA reductase produces the protein MNTENQVLGLIKLSDYIKAFLAKKPEDYNEDDVDIELLLKRSEIENPWFTIDNQKFALQQWADLLTEENIKNWLGNYSISKISKRVGLILAGNIPLVGFHDVISVVLGNHIPVIKLSSKDKYMIPFLLKKWNEFSNGNVAFEFVEKLENFDAVIATGSNNTARYLEYYFKNHLSIIRKNRTSVAVLKGDETQEELELLAKDIFQYFGLGCRNVTRIFIPQDFVIDRLFESFLGFQDIINHNKYANNYDYNRAVYLLNQDKFWDNNFVMLKEDDKLFSPLSVINFSRYKSLDDVKAFIAENEENIQCVVAKEETGLDAIPFGEAQNPGLETYADNVDIMKFLELV, from the coding sequence ATGAATACCGAAAATCAAGTTTTAGGACTTATTAAATTAAGTGATTATATAAAAGCGTTTTTAGCGAAGAAACCGGAAGATTACAATGAAGATGATGTAGATATTGAATTATTGTTAAAAAGATCTGAAATAGAGAATCCGTGGTTTACCATTGATAATCAGAAATTTGCTTTACAGCAATGGGCAGATCTTCTGACTGAAGAAAATATCAAAAACTGGCTTGGAAATTATTCAATCTCTAAAATTTCAAAGAGAGTTGGACTTATTTTAGCCGGAAATATTCCTCTAGTGGGCTTTCATGATGTAATATCCGTTGTTTTAGGCAATCATATTCCTGTCATTAAACTGTCTTCAAAAGATAAATATATGATTCCGTTTTTATTAAAGAAGTGGAATGAATTTTCTAATGGAAATGTAGCTTTTGAATTTGTAGAAAAATTAGAAAATTTTGATGCCGTTATTGCTACAGGAAGTAATAATACTGCCAGATATCTGGAATATTATTTTAAAAATCATTTAAGCATTATCCGCAAGAACAGAACCTCTGTTGCGGTGTTGAAAGGTGATGAAACGCAAGAAGAACTGGAGCTGCTGGCCAAAGATATTTTCCAGTATTTTGGATTAGGATGCAGAAATGTGACAAGAATTTTTATTCCGCAGGATTTTGTGATTGATAGATTATTTGAGAGTTTCTTAGGTTTCCAGGATATTATCAATCATAATAAATATGCCAATAATTATGATTATAACAGAGCAGTTTATCTTTTGAATCAGGATAAATTCTGGGATAATAATTTTGTGATGCTGAAGGAAGATGATAAACTGTTCAGTCCACTTTCTGTAATCAATTTCAGCAGATATAAATCTTTGGATGATGTGAAAGCATTTATTGCTGAAAACGAAGAAAATATCCAGTGCGTTGTGGCAAAGGAGGAGACTGGACTGGATGCAATTCCGTTTGGAGAAGCACAAAATCCGGGACTTGAAACATATGCAGATAATGTAGATATAATGAAATTTTTAGAACTGGTCTGA
- a CDS encoding peptidylprolyl isomerase, whose protein sequence is MKKLLLGLALVGAQLVFAQKVAGVKVENGQKKEQPATISKEKVSLYNDNFLKFVDALQASDRATIDGLLSEKVKEIVTDNVLKKVKDGIDPNKKLEILKAGYYKTMDGTNHPSIKYKYAGESSSKEAITAVFEDDGKILGVLPAK, encoded by the coding sequence ATGAAAAAATTATTGCTGGGACTTGCTCTTGTGGGTGCGCAGTTAGTGTTTGCGCAGAAGGTAGCAGGTGTAAAGGTAGAAAATGGACAGAAGAAAGAGCAGCCGGCGACTATCAGCAAGGAGAAAGTCAGTTTGTATAATGATAACTTCCTTAAGTTTGTAGATGCTTTACAGGCTTCTGACCGTGCAACTATTGATGGGTTACTTTCTGAGAAAGTGAAGGAAATTGTAACGGATAATGTCCTTAAAAAGGTCAAGGACGGTATTGACCCCAATAAAAAGCTTGAAATCTTAAAAGCAGGATACTATAAGACAATGGATGGCACCAATCATCCAAGTATTAAGTATAAATATGCAGGAGAATCGTCTTCCAAAGAAGCTATTACTGCGGTATTTGAGGATGATGGAAAAATCCTAGGTGTATTGCCTGCGAAATAG
- a CDS encoding Bax inhibitor-1 family protein: MMTDVLVAHSSDVEKANFYKKTYLHVALSILAFIGVETILLKTVPAELIAMMFAQRYIWLLIIGVFWLASVLASKWSLSQSKSTQYLGLGFYILLEAIIFMPLLFIATNIEGGANVIFQAATLTIAMFAGISAVAFTSKRDFSFLRNIIVIGGFISIGLIVGGMIFGFNLGLWFSVGMVILASVTILYQTSKLKDSYGTNQYVGAALQLFASIMLLFWYILSILMNRRS; encoded by the coding sequence ATGATGACAGATGTTTTAGTCGCTCATTCTTCGGACGTGGAGAAAGCGAATTTTTACAAGAAGACGTATTTGCATGTTGCTTTATCTATTCTTGCGTTTATTGGGGTGGAAACGATATTATTGAAAACAGTTCCAGCAGAGCTTATTGCAATGATGTTCGCTCAAAGATATATCTGGCTGCTGATTATCGGAGTTTTCTGGCTGGCTTCTGTTTTAGCCTCCAAATGGTCTCTTTCACAAAGTAAATCCACTCAATATTTAGGGTTAGGATTTTATATCTTGCTGGAAGCAATTATTTTCATGCCGCTACTTTTTATTGCAACTAATATTGAAGGAGGAGCTAATGTAATTTTCCAGGCTGCTACTTTAACGATTGCTATGTTTGCGGGTATTTCCGCGGTTGCATTTACTTCTAAAAGAGATTTTTCTTTCTTAAGAAATATCATTGTAATCGGTGGATTTATTTCTATCGGACTGATTGTAGGAGGGATGATCTTTGGTTTTAATCTTGGACTGTGGTTCTCGGTTGGAATGGTAATTTTAGCTTCAGTTACAATTCTATATCAGACAAGTAAATTGAAAGATTCGTATGGAACGAACCAATATGTAGGAGCTGCATTACAGCTTTTTGCTTCCATTATGCTTTTGTTCTGGTATATTCTAAGTATTTTAATGAACAGAAGAAGTTAA
- a CDS encoding DUF6952 family protein, whose product MKLPVIRQFYQNQTPENLEKTLEVLESFCEFRGTSEEDLNVAGELITNICGALEVHSNVQNGMSEKDALNSFAQKVLGSIDK is encoded by the coding sequence ATGAAATTACCCGTAATCAGACAGTTTTATCAGAATCAGACTCCTGAAAACCTTGAAAAAACATTAGAAGTACTGGAAAGTTTCTGCGAATTCAGAGGAACAAGTGAAGAAGATCTGAATGTTGCAGGAGAATTGATCACCAATATTTGCGGAGCTTTAGAAGTTCATAGCAATGTACAAAACGGAATGAGCGAAAAAGATGCTTTAAACTCTTTTGCTCAGAAGGTTTTAGGATCAATCGACAAATAA